From a single Arachnia propionica genomic region:
- a CDS encoding aldehyde dehydrogenase family protein produces MKIDPAQLEATIREVLAAMLPGNGNQAEAPATQQEAPGDGVFADMDSAVEAAHLAQREYLTHSMADRRRYVAAIREAMLAPEALDYMSEQAVAQSGMGDVGHKYLKNKVAAAETPGVEDLVTEAWSGDDGLTTIEYSPYGVIGAITPTTNPTETITCNSIGMLAAGNAVVFSPHPRVAKLSCWQVRRINRALRAAGAPDNLVVTVTAPSLENTNAMMAHPKVRMLVATGGPGIVKAVLSSGKKAIGAGAGNPPAVVDETADIEHAAKCIVDGASFDNNLPCTAEKEIIAVDSIADMLKFCMIKHGAYEVTASEVAELEKLLVNGDKPRTEWVGKPAAKILEAIGVTPPPGVRLIVCEASATHPFVVHELMMPVLGLVRVPDVDAAIDLAVELEHGNRHTAVMHSLNVSKLTKMGKLIQTTIFVKNGPSYNGIGIGGEGYPTFTIAGPTGEGLTSARSFTRKRRCVLVGDLNVR; encoded by the coding sequence ATGAAGATAGATCCGGCACAGCTGGAAGCGACCATCCGCGAGGTCCTCGCGGCCATGCTCCCCGGCAACGGCAACCAGGCCGAGGCGCCCGCGACGCAGCAGGAAGCCCCGGGTGATGGGGTGTTCGCCGACATGGATTCTGCGGTGGAGGCCGCCCACCTGGCGCAGCGCGAATACCTGACCCATTCGATGGCCGACCGGCGCCGCTACGTCGCGGCCATCCGTGAAGCGATGCTGGCCCCCGAGGCTCTCGACTACATGTCGGAGCAGGCCGTGGCGCAGTCCGGGATGGGTGATGTCGGCCACAAGTACCTGAAGAACAAGGTGGCGGCTGCCGAGACCCCCGGGGTGGAGGATCTCGTCACGGAGGCGTGGTCCGGCGACGACGGCCTGACCACCATCGAGTACTCGCCTTACGGCGTGATCGGGGCTATCACCCCCACCACCAACCCCACCGAAACCATCACCTGCAACTCCATCGGGATGCTGGCCGCCGGCAACGCCGTCGTGTTCAGCCCGCATCCGCGGGTCGCCAAGCTGTCGTGCTGGCAGGTGCGTCGCATCAACCGGGCGCTGCGCGCCGCCGGCGCCCCCGACAATCTCGTGGTGACGGTCACCGCGCCGTCGTTGGAGAACACCAACGCGATGATGGCCCATCCGAAGGTCCGGATGCTGGTGGCTACCGGGGGTCCGGGCATCGTCAAGGCGGTGCTGAGCTCCGGCAAGAAGGCGATCGGCGCGGGCGCGGGCAACCCGCCTGCCGTCGTCGACGAGACCGCCGACATTGAGCACGCCGCGAAGTGCATCGTCGACGGCGCCAGCTTCGACAACAACCTGCCCTGCACCGCGGAGAAGGAGATCATCGCGGTCGATTCGATCGCCGACATGCTGAAGTTCTGCATGATCAAGCACGGCGCCTACGAGGTGACGGCCTCCGAGGTCGCGGAGCTGGAGAAGCTGCTGGTCAATGGCGACAAGCCGCGCACCGAGTGGGTGGGCAAACCGGCAGCGAAGATCTTGGAGGCCATTGGCGTCACCCCGCCGCCCGGGGTGCGGCTGATCGTGTGCGAGGCCAGCGCCACCCACCCGTTCGTGGTGCACGAGCTGATGATGCCGGTGCTCGGGCTGGTGCGGGTGCCGGACGTGGACGCCGCCATCGACCTGGCCGTCGAACTGGAGCACGGCAACCGCCACACCGCGGTGATGCACAGCCTCAACGTCAGCAAGCTGACGAAGATGGGCAAGCTGATCCAGACCACGATCTTCGTGAAGAACGGCCCGTCGTACAACGGCATCGGGATCGGCGGCGAGGGCTACCCGACGTTCACCATCGCCGGACCCACCGGCGAGGGTCTCACGTCGGCTCGCAGCTTCACCCGGAAACGTCGCTGCGTGCTCGTCGGCGACCTGAACGTCCGCTGA
- a CDS encoding malate dehydrogenase, translating into MTRRIAITGAAGQIGYALVYRLASGDLLGDEPVELRLLEVPAAVKALDGVAMELLDCAFPQLKGIEVTDDPAVAFDGANVAMLVGASPRSAGMERADLLEANAAIFAAQGRALAASAASDVRVVVTGNPANTNALIASRHADGIPASRFTALTRLDHNRARAQLAAKARRPVADVTNVTIWGNHSATQYADAFNARICGKPADQWIADDAWIAFDFLPTVAKRGAAVIAARGRSSAASAANATIDHVRDWLLGTPKSDWTSMAVVSDGSYGVPAGLVSSFPVRCHSGEWEIVQGLPLNAFARSRVNVSVDELKAEAEEVRSMGLLPV; encoded by the coding sequence ATGACCAGACGAATCGCGATAACGGGAGCAGCCGGGCAGATCGGCTACGCGCTGGTCTACCGGCTGGCCTCGGGCGATCTGCTGGGCGACGAGCCCGTCGAATTGCGACTGCTGGAAGTACCGGCGGCTGTGAAGGCCCTCGACGGGGTGGCGATGGAACTGCTCGACTGCGCCTTCCCGCAGCTGAAGGGCATCGAGGTCACCGACGATCCCGCGGTGGCCTTCGACGGGGCGAACGTCGCGATGCTGGTGGGAGCGTCGCCGCGCAGCGCGGGCATGGAACGCGCCGACCTGCTGGAAGCCAACGCCGCCATCTTCGCCGCGCAGGGCCGGGCCCTGGCGGCCTCGGCGGCCTCGGATGTGCGGGTGGTGGTCACGGGAAACCCGGCGAACACGAACGCGCTGATCGCCTCCCGGCACGCCGACGGGATTCCCGCTTCGAGGTTCACCGCCCTGACGCGGCTCGACCACAACCGGGCCCGCGCACAGCTGGCGGCGAAGGCCCGCAGGCCGGTGGCTGATGTGACGAACGTGACGATCTGGGGCAACCATTCGGCCACGCAGTACGCGGACGCCTTCAACGCCCGCATCTGCGGGAAACCGGCGGACCAGTGGATCGCCGACGACGCCTGGATCGCCTTCGACTTCCTCCCCACCGTCGCCAAGCGCGGGGCCGCGGTGATCGCGGCCCGGGGACGTTCGAGCGCGGCATCGGCTGCCAACGCCACCATCGATCACGTCCGCGACTGGCTGCTCGGCACCCCCAAGAGCGACTGGACGTCGATGGCGGTGGTCAGCGACGGCTCTTACGGGGTCCCGGCGGGCCTGGTCTCGTCGTTCCCGGTACGCTGTCACAGTGGAGAGTGGGAGATCGTCCAGGGTCTGCCGCTCAACGCTTTCGCGAGAAGTCGCGTCAATGTCTCTGTCGACGAACTGAAAGCTGAGGCGGAGGAGGTCAGATCGATGGGCCTCCTCCCCGTGTGA
- a CDS encoding RCC1 domain-containing protein translates to MPVRRAVAAGTTHTVGLRVDGTVVATGGNSHGQLEVDSWRLG, encoded by the coding sequence GTGCCAGTTCGTCGTGCCGTGGCAGCCGGCACGACCCACACCGTGGGGCTTCGCGTCGACGGCACCGTGGTCGCAACCGGTGGCAACAGCCACGGCCAACTCGAAGTCGACTCCTGGCGCCTCGGTTGA
- a CDS encoding Tox-REase-5 domain-containing protein yields MQSFAKNTWDGFKAMAGIGADGSWSWENASNAWVGVGDFALSVWVAKNPVVAAGVTLLGGRDGAQWVADRYKVVAKAVSGMVGFDLDAHLEGRDGFHKWKKDGAVAAVTESVLNIASARIPGAGPVKGVIGGTKLGAAALTTLNLATRAADYALPGGGWLIRGGVKVVDLGLEQIQKLRSKTSIDLTDTAAPGPVKPGPLTPSGHTPSGHGGAPPHTTSSSSNGGGGVGGVSKSSGPGPDFQAPVNPRGPRLNPLHGLNNLDANNPTTGTSTGAGTGASHAGTSTGNSTGASSTNTSTGTGSGSGNGTGTTSTGTGSGHAGTGSGTGAGTGSGHASTGSGTGTTGSSGAGHGSTNSTGNGTGATSTGSGSSHASTGSGTGTGSGSTVGSGSGHASTGHGSGAGSGASHAGTSSGSSAGSGGAGHSGASQQPHVNTSSGPRPDPLIEKPRPHHNPENNPTSNGDTESPTSGKNPEHPHPKDLSTPTTRNNNGDTPHTHHDQEHTGPSSRGNPHVHDGDSTPTNNHNPPTKPSHSTDPDHPTSPEHPSQAGDGSSPTGQNTSPDASKLPDPPTVETWDGKEIPNTLRPGQAKERFGVDYTDADVKHAYDNAFDPVKGEHVDPRTGEPLVETTRDGRGRGWEMRYDPATKDWSAWNKGDGYGRAGKPVAFPDYDPAVGKTYSSGDGLAPGDPHPHTPPETHNRATGTPGVEHVNRGNTNGKENPKIENWLKYQEQITGWKRNNKGEMPEYTRYDSNGEPVRIDGRTWRGQPPQEVYLDAKRGYQRVYYDPTHTKGMQQQLIDEAKRQRRVLPPGAKLEWHISSREGADAISRILEDEGIYDVDVIYTPER; encoded by the coding sequence GTGCAGAGCTTCGCGAAGAACACCTGGGACGGTTTCAAGGCCATGGCTGGGATCGGTGCGGATGGGTCGTGGTCGTGGGAGAACGCTAGTAACGCGTGGGTGGGGGTTGGGGATTTCGCGTTGTCGGTGTGGGTGGCGAAGAATCCTGTGGTCGCGGCTGGGGTGACGCTTCTTGGGGGTAGAGATGGGGCCCAGTGGGTGGCGGATCGTTACAAGGTCGTAGCGAAGGCTGTCTCGGGGATGGTGGGTTTTGATTTGGATGCTCACCTTGAGGGTAGAGACGGATTCCATAAGTGGAAGAAAGACGGTGCCGTGGCCGCCGTGACTGAGTCTGTGCTCAATATTGCTTCTGCTCGTATTCCTGGCGCCGGGCCGGTCAAGGGTGTTATCGGTGGTACCAAATTGGGTGCTGCGGCACTGACAACGTTGAACCTGGCCACGCGTGCCGCGGACTACGCACTTCCCGGTGGTGGGTGGCTGATCCGAGGCGGAGTCAAGGTTGTTGATCTGGGATTGGAACAAATCCAGAAACTTCGTTCCAAAACCTCTATTGACCTCACCGACACAGCAGCACCGGGGCCAGTGAAACCGGGGCCGCTCACTCCCAGCGGACACACCCCCAGTGGTCACGGCGGCGCTCCCCCACACACCACCAGCAGCAGCAGCAACGGCGGCGGGGGTGTGGGTGGTGTGTCGAAGTCTTCAGGGCCGGGACCCGATTTCCAGGCCCCGGTCAACCCGCGCGGGCCGAGACTCAACCCCCTCCACGGTTTGAACAACCTGGATGCCAACAACCCCACCACCGGCACCAGCACCGGTGCGGGCACCGGTGCCAGTCACGCCGGCACCAGCACCGGAAACAGTACGGGTGCCAGCAGCACAAACACCAGCACCGGCACAGGCAGCGGGTCGGGTAACGGCACGGGCACCACCAGCACCGGCACCGGTTCCGGCCACGCCGGTACAGGTAGCGGCACCGGTGCAGGCACCGGTTCCGGTCATGCCAGTACAGGCTCCGGTACGGGCACCACAGGCAGTAGTGGCGCAGGCCATGGCAGCACCAACAGCACAGGAAACGGTACGGGCGCCACCAGCACCGGCAGCGGTTCCAGTCACGCCAGCACCGGCAGCGGCACGGGCACCGGCAGCGGCTCTACTGTGGGCAGTGGTTCCGGTCACGCCAGCACCGGCCACGGGTCTGGTGCAGGCAGCGGTGCAAGTCATGCCGGCACAAGCAGTGGTTCCAGTGCAGGCAGTGGTGGTGCAGGTCATAGTGGCGCTAGCCAGCAGCCCCACGTGAACACCAGCAGCGGTCCACGTCCTGACCCGCTGATCGAGAAACCACGACCCCACCACAACCCAGAAAACAACCCCACCAGCAACGGCGATACGGAATCCCCTACCAGCGGGAAGAACCCCGAACACCCCCACCCAAAGGATCTATCAACCCCAACAACCAGGAACAATAACGGGGACACCCCACACACCCACCACGACCAGGAACACACCGGCCCCTCCAGTCGCGGGAACCCCCACGTACATGACGGCGATTCCACACCAACCAACAACCACAACCCACCCACCAAACCCAGCCACTCCACTGATCCCGACCATCCCACCAGCCCGGAACACCCATCCCAGGCTGGTGACGGGTCGTCTCCTACAGGACAGAACACCAGCCCTGATGCGTCGAAGTTGCCTGATCCACCCACCGTGGAAACCTGGGATGGCAAAGAGATTCCAAACACACTACGCCCGGGCCAGGCCAAAGAAAGATTCGGAGTCGACTACACCGACGCGGATGTGAAACACGCCTACGACAACGCATTCGACCCAGTGAAGGGGGAACATGTTGACCCGCGTACCGGGGAACCACTCGTAGAGACCACCCGTGATGGACGAGGACGCGGCTGGGAGATGCGCTACGACCCAGCCACCAAGGATTGGAGTGCCTGGAACAAAGGCGACGGCTACGGGCGTGCAGGGAAACCTGTCGCGTTCCCCGACTACGATCCAGCGGTAGGGAAGACCTACTCCTCTGGTGATGGCCTGGCTCCCGGAGACCCCCATCCACACACCCCGCCCGAAACCCACAACCGAGCCACCGGAACACCAGGCGTGGAACACGTGAACCGAGGCAACACCAACGGCAAGGAGAACCCGAAAATAGAAAACTGGTTGAAATACCAGGAACAAATCACCGGCTGGAAACGCAACAACAAAGGCGAAATGCCCGAATACACACGCTACGACTCAAATGGCGAACCTGTGCGTATCGACGGGCGCACGTGGCGGGGACAACCCCCACAAGAGGTCTACCTCGACGCGAAACGCGGATACCAACGCGTCTACTACGACCCCACCCACACCAAAGGCATGCAACAACAGCTGATTGATGAGGCGAAGAGGCAACGCAGGGTACTTCCCCCCGGTGCTAAACTGGAATGGCACATCTCCTCCAGAGAAGGAGCCGACGCCATCAGCAGGATCCTGGAAGACGAAGGTATCTACGACGTTGATGTGATCTACACTCCTGAAAGGTGA
- a CDS encoding DUF6301 family protein: MPALTTEEFTTWANRLTGLPWPMTTEEFATIATGEFGWTIFDGKQVLAITLPNYSERVFVGKTSEEEVRKIHFPLARTKTENRDSEIELNDLFASYAKVGTETWGNPAKTEHGQKSLMTWTHPASCILKIVRTRSLVLFTFYTPQGARYYE, from the coding sequence ATGCCCGCACTGACCACCGAAGAATTCACCACATGGGCCAACCGCCTCACAGGCCTCCCCTGGCCCATGACCACCGAGGAATTCGCAACAATCGCGACAGGCGAGTTCGGTTGGACCATCTTTGACGGTAAACAGGTGCTGGCCATCACTCTCCCGAATTATTCCGAACGCGTTTTTGTTGGAAAGACAAGCGAAGAGGAAGTTCGAAAGATTCATTTTCCATTAGCTAGAACTAAAACGGAAAACCGAGATTCTGAAATAGAGTTGAATGATCTGTTTGCTAGCTATGCAAAAGTCGGCACAGAGACTTGGGGGAACCCAGCCAAGACAGAGCATGGCCAAAAGTCTTTGATGACATGGACCCATCCGGCCAGCTGCATACTGAAGATCGTCCGCACACGATCCTTGGTATTGTTCACCTTCTACACTCCACAAGGAGCCCGCTACTACGAGTAA
- a CDS encoding ISL3 family transposase, giving the protein MLHATFVTPDLTVFCRLDELGLVAVGQRLAPDRAVIECRVAEPDPWCRGCGSRALSRGTDTRQLAHEPFGYRPTMLLVRVRRYKCFGCGRSWREDLTAAAAERAKLSRRGMRWALEGIVIDHLTVSRVAAGLGVSWHTANDAVLAEGRRVLIDDPGRFDGVRVLGVDEHVWRHTRSGDKYVTVIIDLTPVREKTGPSRLLDMVEGRSKSVFKTWLAARVQGWRDGVEVVTMDGFTGFKTAASEELPDAVTVIDPFHVVRLAGDALDQCRRRIQRDVFGRRGRKDDPLYKARRTLHTGAGLLTEKQQTRLKALFADEQHVEVEASWGIYQRMVTAYREPDRKLGKFLMQSVIDSLTTSVPNRLVELRRLGRTLKQRAADILAFFDRPGTSNGPTEAINGRLEHLRGSALGFRNLTNYIARSLLETSGFRNHLHPHLR; this is encoded by the coding sequence GTGCTCCATGCTACCTTCGTGACCCCTGACCTGACTGTGTTCTGCCGTCTCGACGAGCTCGGCCTCGTGGCCGTCGGCCAGCGGCTGGCCCCGGATCGGGCGGTGATCGAGTGCCGGGTCGCTGAACCAGATCCGTGGTGCCGGGGCTGCGGCAGCAGGGCGCTCTCCCGCGGGACGGACACGCGACAGCTCGCGCATGAGCCGTTCGGGTACCGCCCGACCATGCTGCTGGTCCGCGTCCGCCGATACAAGTGTTTTGGGTGCGGGCGCTCCTGGCGCGAGGACCTCACTGCTGCGGCGGCGGAGCGGGCGAAGCTGTCTCGTCGCGGGATGCGGTGGGCGCTGGAAGGGATCGTGATCGACCACCTCACTGTGTCCCGGGTCGCCGCAGGGCTGGGGGTGTCCTGGCACACGGCCAATGATGCGGTCCTCGCCGAGGGACGCCGCGTGCTCATCGATGACCCCGGCCGGTTCGACGGGGTTCGGGTGCTCGGCGTCGACGAGCACGTCTGGCGCCACACGAGGTCCGGGGACAAGTACGTCACCGTCATCATCGACCTCACCCCGGTGCGTGAGAAGACGGGCCCCTCGCGGCTGCTGGACATGGTCGAGGGGCGCTCCAAGAGCGTATTCAAGACCTGGCTCGCCGCCCGAGTCCAGGGTTGGCGGGACGGGGTCGAGGTCGTCACGATGGACGGGTTCACCGGGTTCAAGACCGCCGCCAGCGAGGAGCTGCCCGACGCGGTGACGGTGATAGATCCATTCCACGTCGTCCGTCTTGCCGGCGACGCGCTGGACCAGTGCCGTCGCCGGATCCAGCGCGACGTATTCGGGCGGCGGGGCCGGAAGGACGATCCGCTATACAAGGCCCGCCGCACCCTCCACACCGGCGCCGGCCTGCTCACCGAGAAGCAGCAGACACGCCTGAAAGCACTGTTCGCCGACGAGCAGCATGTCGAGGTCGAGGCGAGCTGGGGCATCTACCAGCGGATGGTCACCGCCTACCGGGAACCCGACCGCAAACTCGGAAAGTTCCTCATGCAGTCCGTCATCGACTCGCTGACCACTAGTGTCCCAAACCGGCTCGTCGAGCTGCGCCGCCTCGGCCGCACCCTGAAGCAGCGCGCCGCCGACATCCTCGCGTTCTTCGACCGCCCCGGCACCAGCAACGGCCCCACGGAGGCAATCAACGGCCGCCTCGAGCACCTCCGCGGATCGGCCTTGGGGTTCCGGAACCTGACGAACTACATCGCCCGGTCGCTGCTTGAGACCAGCGGCTTCAGGAACCACCTACACCCTCATTTGCGATGA
- a CDS encoding ATP-binding protein — MDYLPRTVDLELDELLPLAPAIAIDGPKGVGKTDTARRRATTTWLLDDEDQRRIAAADFGLTAVPAGTLLLDEWQKLPQVWDSVRRCVDSGAPPGSYLLTGSATPTDAAGTHSGAGRILSLRMRPMALPERGRATPTVSLARLLEGGRDPVGGDSGYGLTDYADAIVASGFPGIMNAPPRLRRGLLDAYLQRIIDRDLPDHGFAVRRPETLRRWLGAYAAASSTTTSYSRMLDATTGGDGAQPAHTTTIVYRDLLTRLWILDPVPGWLPANNPIRRFQQAPKHQLADPALAARLLGLSSSSLLSASGAHMMGPLFESLATLTVRVAAQAAEARVYHMRTQGGRHEVDLVVEGVDGQIVGIEVKLAAAVGDSDVKHLLWLRDQIPDRVADLVVVTTGKAAYRRPDGVAVVPLALLGP; from the coding sequence ATGGACTATCTGCCCAGGACGGTGGATCTGGAGTTGGATGAGCTGTTGCCGCTCGCTCCCGCCATTGCGATCGACGGCCCTAAGGGGGTGGGGAAGACGGACACTGCCCGGCGGCGCGCCACCACCACGTGGCTGCTGGATGACGAGGATCAGCGGCGGATTGCTGCAGCGGATTTTGGACTGACGGCGGTGCCGGCGGGAACGCTGCTCCTCGACGAGTGGCAGAAACTGCCCCAGGTGTGGGATTCGGTGCGACGATGTGTCGACTCCGGCGCCCCGCCTGGAAGCTACCTCCTCACCGGATCCGCCACACCGACGGATGCCGCCGGGACCCACAGCGGGGCGGGGCGGATCCTGTCGCTGCGGATGCGTCCTATGGCGTTGCCGGAACGCGGACGTGCCACACCGACGGTGTCGCTGGCGCGGCTCCTCGAGGGCGGTCGCGATCCGGTGGGCGGGGACAGCGGATACGGGCTCACCGATTACGCCGACGCGATCGTCGCCAGTGGATTCCCCGGGATCATGAACGCGCCGCCGCGCCTGCGCCGGGGACTGCTGGACGCCTACCTGCAACGCATCATCGACCGCGACCTGCCCGACCACGGCTTCGCGGTGCGACGTCCGGAGACGCTGCGTCGCTGGCTCGGGGCCTACGCTGCGGCGTCCTCGACCACCACCTCCTACTCGCGGATGCTGGATGCCACCACCGGCGGCGACGGGGCGCAGCCGGCTCACACCACGACCATTGTGTACAGGGACCTCCTCACCCGCCTGTGGATACTGGATCCGGTGCCCGGCTGGCTTCCCGCGAATAACCCGATCCGGCGTTTCCAGCAGGCCCCCAAGCACCAACTCGCCGACCCCGCCTTGGCGGCCCGGCTGCTGGGGTTGTCGTCGTCCTCCCTGCTCAGCGCGTCGGGGGCACACATGATGGGGCCGCTGTTCGAGTCGCTCGCGACGCTGACGGTGCGGGTCGCGGCGCAGGCCGCTGAGGCGCGGGTGTACCACATGCGCACCCAGGGCGGACGACACGAGGTGGACCTCGTCGTCGAAGGAGTGGACGGGCAGATCGTGGGCATTGAGGTGAAACTCGCGGCTGCGGTGGGCGACTCGGACGTGAAGCATCTCCTCTGGCTGCGCGACCAGATCCCCGACCGGGTGGCCGATCTGGTGGTCGTCACGACGGGCAAGGCCGCCTACCGGCGTCCCGACGGGGTGGCGGTGGTGCCGCTGGCCCTCCTCGGTCCGTAG
- a CDS encoding DUF6036 family nucleotidyltransferase — protein MTSAAPLSRDELLELLEDLSHTLARSDERARMFVVGGAAMSLGYDQTRTTRDVDALFEPKPCVYSAVADVAARHGLDPDWLNDAAKGFMPGPDPDPRTVYESDHLLVQVASPEYLLAMKLHSARPGRDIDDAAILYRTAGYTSPEQALDLLEQRFPGRLLPRHQYLVHEIAAQAYDA, from the coding sequence ATGACCAGCGCCGCTCCGCTCAGTCGCGACGAACTCTTGGAGCTCCTTGAGGATCTGTCGCACACACTGGCTCGCTCCGATGAGCGGGCCCGCATGTTCGTCGTCGGTGGTGCTGCCATGTCGCTGGGCTACGACCAGACCAGAACCACACGCGACGTCGATGCCCTCTTTGAACCGAAGCCGTGCGTCTATTCCGCCGTAGCAGATGTGGCAGCCCGTCATGGCCTCGATCCCGACTGGCTCAATGACGCCGCAAAAGGTTTCATGCCTGGCCCGGACCCCGACCCACGAACGGTTTATGAATCCGATCATCTCCTTGTACAGGTCGCTTCACCCGAGTACCTCCTTGCCATGAAACTCCATTCCGCCAGACCGGGACGCGATATCGACGACGCAGCAATTCTCTATCGGACAGCCGGATACACCTCACCCGAGCAGGCACTGGACCTTCTCGAGCAGCGATTCCCAGGACGTCTTTTGCCCAGGCACCAGTACCTCGTCCACGAGATCGCAGCGCAGGCATACGACGCGTAG